A single genomic interval of Amycolatopsis albispora harbors:
- the merA gene encoding mercury(II) reductase: MRYDLAVIGSGGGAFAAAIAARAKGRSVVMIERGTVGGTCVNTGCVPSKALLAAAGARHVSLDDRFPGITTSQVGVDFPALIGGKRELVESLRAGKYTDLAADYGWELLAGTARFNATGSEPVLDVDLVGGGTATVEAGHYLIATGSAPWAPPIDGLAQAGYLTSATAMELGTVPRSMIVLGGNAVGLEQAQLWRRLGVEVTVVEALSRLAPFEEPEVSGGIEQVFTDEGMKVITGARVARVDRDATGRHVTLSGASGQPTTVTAEHLLVATGRRPATDGLNLDAVGVETGARGEVVVDEHLRTANPRIWAAGDVTGGPQFVYVAGAHGTLVADNAFEGAQRTLDYRHLPRVVFTSPQIAAAGLTETQAAEQGYATDSRVLPLEHVPRALVNRDTRGLIKLVADRHTGRLLGAHVLAGGAGDVIGTAVYALANQMTVTQMAELWSPYLTMAEGLKLAAQSFTRDVAKLSCCAS, from the coding sequence ATGCGGTACGACCTGGCCGTGATCGGTTCCGGTGGCGGGGCGTTCGCGGCGGCGATCGCGGCGCGCGCGAAGGGCCGTTCGGTGGTGATGATCGAACGCGGCACGGTGGGTGGCACCTGCGTGAACACCGGATGCGTGCCGTCGAAGGCGCTGCTGGCCGCGGCCGGGGCGCGCCACGTCAGCCTGGACGACCGGTTCCCCGGCATCACCACCTCCCAGGTCGGCGTCGACTTCCCGGCCCTGATCGGCGGCAAGCGGGAGCTGGTGGAGTCTCTGCGGGCGGGGAAGTACACCGACCTGGCAGCTGACTACGGCTGGGAACTCCTGGCTGGTACTGCCCGCTTCAACGCGACCGGCTCGGAGCCGGTGCTGGACGTCGATCTCGTCGGCGGCGGGACCGCGACCGTGGAGGCCGGGCACTACCTGATCGCCACCGGATCAGCGCCGTGGGCGCCGCCGATCGACGGACTCGCGCAAGCGGGCTACCTGACGTCGGCCACCGCGATGGAGCTCGGCACGGTGCCGCGGTCGATGATCGTGCTCGGGGGCAACGCCGTCGGCCTGGAACAAGCCCAGCTGTGGCGCCGGCTCGGCGTCGAGGTCACGGTGGTCGAGGCGTTGTCGCGGCTGGCGCCGTTCGAGGAGCCGGAGGTCAGCGGGGGCATCGAGCAGGTGTTCACCGACGAGGGCATGAAGGTGATCACCGGGGCGAGGGTCGCGCGGGTGGACCGCGACGCGACCGGCCGCCACGTCACGCTCAGCGGGGCGAGCGGGCAGCCGACCACGGTGACCGCCGAGCACCTGCTGGTGGCCACCGGCCGCCGCCCGGCCACCGATGGCTTGAACCTCGACGCGGTCGGGGTGGAAACCGGTGCCCGCGGCGAGGTCGTTGTCGACGAGCACCTGCGCACCGCCAATCCGCGGATCTGGGCGGCTGGGGATGTCACCGGTGGTCCGCAATTCGTCTACGTCGCGGGCGCACACGGCACCCTGGTCGCCGACAACGCCTTCGAGGGCGCACAGCGCACGCTGGACTACCGCCACCTGCCGCGGGTGGTGTTCACCAGCCCGCAGATCGCGGCGGCCGGGCTCACCGAAACGCAGGCCGCCGAGCAGGGTTACGCCACCGACAGCAGGGTGCTGCCGCTGGAGCACGTGCCACGGGCGCTGGTCAACCGGGACACCCGCGGCCTGATCAAACTCGTCGCCGACCGCCACACCGGGCGATTGCTGGGCGCGCACGTGCTCGCCGGCGGCGCCGGTGACGTGATCGGGACCGCCGTCTACGCGCTGGCGAACCAGATGACCGTGACGCAGATGGCCGAGCTGTGGTCGCCGTACCTGACGATGGCCGAAGGGCTCAAGCTCGCCGCGCAGTCGTTCACCCGCGACGTAGCCAAGCTGTCCTGCTGCGCCTCCTGA
- a CDS encoding MerR family transcriptional regulator — translation MTSNGLMTVGELSRRTGVPIKTLRQYTDWGLIYTVGRSATNYRLFDTDALWCVNAIRRLRELGLTVAEIRELAGTDAPFGPRLADLLHQSRARVTRRIAELRQTLHRLDEFEATHHTELAGENAHSPATGDPRWVTSLDPHPGGRPYRRGHAQNPSHPTVPGPGDREAGPDAEQDPCCRRAHPGGAGGAPVDPDRVRRHGPGTTASRPGASGRGVRRRCDAGCCPSVDRTCHHINSFTAAAEFRNSAEGDCLT, via the coding sequence ATGACGAGCAACGGGCTGATGACGGTCGGGGAGCTGTCCCGGCGCACCGGTGTGCCGATCAAGACGCTGCGCCAGTACACGGACTGGGGCCTGATCTACACCGTCGGCCGCAGCGCCACGAACTACCGCCTGTTCGACACCGACGCCCTGTGGTGCGTCAACGCGATCCGCCGGTTGCGGGAGCTCGGGCTGACCGTGGCCGAAATCCGCGAACTCGCCGGCACGGACGCACCGTTCGGCCCCCGCCTGGCCGACCTGCTGCACCAGTCCCGCGCACGCGTGACCCGGCGGATCGCCGAACTGCGGCAGACCCTGCACCGCCTCGACGAATTCGAAGCCACCCACCACACCGAACTCGCCGGCGAAAACGCGCACAGTCCCGCCACCGGCGATCCCCGGTGGGTCACCAGCCTTGACCCTCACCCCGGGGGGAGACCCTACCGTCGCGGACATGCGCAAAACCCAAGCCACCCAACCGTTCCCGGACCCGGTGACCGAGAAGCCGGACCTGACGCCGAACAAGACCCGTGCTGCCGCCGCGCTCACCCCGGTGGCGCGGGCGGTGCACCGGTGGATCCTGACCGCGTTCGCCGACACGGGCCGGGCACCACGGCGAGCCGACCTGGAGCGAGCGGCCGAGGAGTGCGGCGCCGATGCGACGCTGGCTGCTGTCCGTCCGTGGATCGCACCTGCCACCACATCAACTCCTTCACCGCCGCCGCCGAGTTTCGGAACTCTGCTGAAGGGGACTGCCTGACATGA
- a CDS encoding phytanoyl-CoA dioxygenase family protein: MTTTDTATEHTVEDFRERGFTHVPGLLTADEVARFSTAAEEALAARSHTDEEFGTRIVATTDAWEHHPTLRELALHPRLGTLAERLAGMPLRVWGGEVLRKDPGRSAPTGWHDDLTFALLDSRLVFNAWIALVDVPAERGCLTFLPGSHRRGGPQRVALAEHTADPDNYLFTHWPELRWNPRVAVPVRAGDVTFHHARTAHYAGANTTDQARLSFLVTFTDAAATYRPLPGRDPLDLRPGQPLPDHRYPRTPRAPGATT; this comes from the coding sequence ATGACCACCACCGACACCGCGACCGAGCACACCGTCGAGGACTTCCGCGAACGCGGGTTCACCCACGTACCAGGCTTGCTCACCGCCGACGAGGTGGCGCGCTTCAGCACCGCGGCGGAGGAAGCCCTCGCGGCGCGGAGCCACACCGATGAGGAATTCGGCACCCGCATCGTGGCCACCACCGACGCCTGGGAACACCACCCCACCCTGCGCGAGCTGGCCCTGCACCCCCGCCTCGGCACGCTGGCCGAGCGGCTCGCCGGGATGCCGCTGCGCGTGTGGGGCGGCGAGGTCCTGCGCAAAGACCCCGGACGCAGTGCCCCCACCGGCTGGCACGACGACCTGACTTTCGCGCTGCTGGACTCACGCCTGGTCTTCAACGCCTGGATCGCCTTGGTCGACGTGCCAGCCGAACGCGGCTGCCTGACCTTCCTGCCCGGCTCGCACCGCCGTGGCGGACCACAGCGGGTGGCGTTGGCCGAGCACACCGCGGACCCGGACAACTACCTGTTCACCCACTGGCCCGAGCTGCGCTGGAATCCACGGGTCGCCGTGCCGGTACGGGCCGGCGACGTGACGTTCCACCACGCCCGCACCGCCCACTACGCGGGCGCCAACACCACCGACCAAGCACGACTGTCCTTTTTGGTCACCTTCACCGACGCCGCCGCCACCTACCGGCCACTGCCCGGCCGCGACCCGCTCGACCTGCGGCCAGGACAACCACTTCCGGACCACCGCTACCCCAGAACTCCCAGGGCACCCGGCGCTACCACCTGA
- a CDS encoding MFS transporter has protein sequence MAALLVGTILSQTALNLARPLLSYRTLALDGGGLAIGLVTASYAVLSLLVALPLGRLVDRTGRTAPVLVLGTALLVLGPLALAWSPAVPWVAASAACLGFGHIVFMVGAQGYIASAVPDTGLDRYFGWFTAAVSAGQMFGPLIAGGLLGTGTGAALGRTGLAAVVASVLAACALPAGIVLMRRRATGVRPVRAAAPGVLSMLRSRGMVPGLFVSLALLGAVDLLTAYLPLIAEDRGVAPLVVGGLLALRSAASIVSRLGLGRLARRWRRHTLIVTSAAGSAVALAVVALPAANVPVMAVALVVGGFLLGLGQPLTMTVVVQAVPQHGRNAALALRLWANRLGQVTVPAAAGLVAGPLGAAGALWLAAAVLTTAATAVALDARTSE, from the coding sequence GTGGCCGCCCTGCTCGTGGGCACCATCCTCAGCCAGACCGCCCTGAACCTGGCCCGCCCGCTGCTGTCCTACCGCACCCTCGCGCTCGACGGCGGCGGGCTCGCCATCGGCCTGGTCACCGCTTCCTACGCGGTCCTCTCGCTGCTCGTGGCCCTGCCGCTGGGCCGCCTGGTGGACCGGACCGGCCGCACCGCGCCCGTGCTCGTGCTCGGCACCGCCCTGCTGGTGCTGGGCCCGCTCGCGCTCGCCTGGTCACCGGCGGTGCCGTGGGTTGCCGCCTCGGCGGCCTGCCTCGGCTTCGGCCACATCGTTTTTATGGTCGGCGCCCAGGGCTACATCGCCTCGGCCGTGCCCGACACCGGCCTCGACCGCTACTTCGGCTGGTTCACCGCCGCGGTGTCGGCCGGGCAGATGTTCGGCCCGCTGATCGCCGGTGGGCTGCTCGGCACCGGGACCGGGGCCGCGCTCGGGCGCACCGGGCTGGCCGCCGTGGTCGCGAGCGTGCTCGCCGCGTGCGCCCTTCCGGCCGGGATCGTCCTGATGCGACGCCGTGCCACGGGGGTGCGCCCGGTGCGGGCGGCCGCGCCGGGTGTGCTGTCCATGCTGCGCAGCCGCGGCATGGTGCCCGGCCTGTTTGTCAGCCTCGCGCTGCTCGGCGCGGTCGACCTGCTCACCGCGTACCTCCCGCTGATCGCGGAGGACCGGGGCGTCGCGCCGCTGGTCGTCGGCGGGCTCCTGGCGCTGCGCTCGGCGGCGTCCATCGTGTCCAGGCTCGGCCTCGGCAGGCTCGCCCGGCGCTGGCGGCGGCACACGCTGATCGTCACCAGCGCCGCCGGATCCGCGGTGGCACTGGCCGTGGTCGCGCTGCCCGCGGCGAACGTGCCCGTCATGGCGGTGGCGCTGGTCGTCGGCGGGTTCCTGCTGGGGCTGGGGCAGCCGCTGACCATGACCGTGGTCGTGCAGGCCGTGCCCCAGCACGGGCGCAACGCGGCGCTGGCCCTGCGGCTGTGGGCGAACCGGCTCGGCCAGGTCACCGTGCCCGCCGCTGCGGGCCTGGTGGCGGGCCCGCTCGGCGCGGCAGGCGCGCTGTGGCTCGCCGCGGCGGTCCTGACCACGGCCGCGACCGCGGTGGCCCTCGACGCGCGCACCAGCGAATAA
- the rraA gene encoding ribonuclease E activity regulator RraA: MSLPSQPLTADLYDEHGDALESCDTQFRQFGGRGVFSGPIVTVRCREDNALLKTVLSEPGDGRVLVADGGGSVHRALLGDVIAGIAVHNGWSGVVIHGAVRDVAALRELDLGVKALGSNPRKSAKTGAGERDVVLEFGNATFTPGATLHSDDDGIVVLPAVR; the protein is encoded by the coding sequence ATGTCCCTGCCCAGCCAGCCGCTCACCGCCGACCTCTACGACGAGCACGGCGACGCGCTCGAGTCGTGTGACACCCAGTTCCGGCAGTTCGGCGGCCGCGGCGTGTTCTCCGGCCCGATCGTGACGGTTCGCTGCCGCGAGGACAACGCGCTGCTGAAAACCGTGCTCTCCGAGCCGGGCGACGGACGCGTGCTGGTCGCGGACGGTGGCGGTTCCGTGCACCGCGCCCTGCTGGGCGACGTCATCGCGGGCATCGCGGTCCACAATGGATGGTCCGGCGTGGTGATCCACGGCGCCGTGCGGGACGTCGCCGCCCTGCGGGAACTGGACCTCGGCGTGAAGGCGCTCGGCTCGAACCCGCGCAAGAGCGCCAAAACCGGAGCGGGCGAGCGCGATGTGGTGCTCGAGTTCGGCAACGCCACCTTCACCCCGGGCGCCACGCTGCACAGCGACGACGACGGCATCGTTGTGCTGCCCGCCGTCCGCTGA
- a CDS encoding GntR family transcriptional regulator, with translation MTEPAEPYVTKSDYAYQTMREKILSGEFAPGAVLNQAMLAKTIGISTTPLREALRRLKSEGFVELGAHKDAKVSELSGEEARDLLELRRSLDPLAVGLAAERRTRDDIRNIREAMRGVEPLRSNPGYDDLIAHRRFHVALYSASHNELLIQTLDSLWDKADRYRRVGLQVERSQAERDQKHAEHLGLVDAIVAGDSDTAAALMLRHIDTSLGAKAASRLGMRPTATPREI, from the coding sequence ATGACCGAACCGGCCGAGCCGTACGTGACCAAAAGCGACTACGCCTACCAGACGATGCGCGAGAAGATCCTCTCCGGCGAGTTCGCCCCCGGAGCGGTGCTCAACCAGGCGATGCTGGCCAAGACCATCGGCATCAGCACCACCCCGCTGCGGGAAGCGCTGCGCCGCCTCAAGTCCGAGGGCTTTGTCGAACTCGGCGCGCACAAGGACGCGAAGGTGAGCGAGCTGTCCGGCGAGGAGGCACGCGACCTGCTCGAACTGCGGCGCTCACTCGACCCGCTCGCGGTCGGCCTCGCCGCCGAACGCCGCACCCGCGACGACATCCGCAACATCCGTGAAGCCATGCGAGGTGTCGAGCCGCTGCGGTCGAACCCCGGCTACGACGACCTGATCGCGCATCGCCGCTTCCACGTCGCCCTCTACTCCGCCTCGCACAACGAGCTGCTGATCCAGACGCTCGACAGCCTGTGGGACAAGGCGGACCGCTACCGCCGCGTCGGGCTGCAGGTCGAGCGGAGCCAGGCCGAACGCGACCAGAAGCACGCCGAGCACCTCGGCCTGGTCGACGCCATCGTGGCCGGTGACAGCGACACCGCCGCCGCGCTGATGCTGCGGCACATCGACACCAGCCTCGGCGCCAAGGCCGCCTCCCGGCTCGGCATGCGCCCCACCGCCACGCCCCGCGAAATCTGA